A region of Polynucleobacter sp. JS-Mosq-20-D10 DNA encodes the following proteins:
- a CDS encoding phasin family protein, with the protein MFQNQLNDQMTQAQTKAVENAKFLAQVAVESAKELAEINQAAAKDALVVAQDASAQLLAIKDAQQLAKLAQPETAQEAAKYAAAYQAKVNKVVRNSNKEVVQVVDASIDDARADMVKFVKEATKTAPAGSEAFVSAFKTVFETSLQQFDQVRASATDAYANFEKSVDAAMANFQGQYAVAKPAVKSRKAA; encoded by the coding sequence ATGTTCCAGAATCAATTAAACGACCAAATGACACAAGCTCAAACTAAAGCTGTTGAAAACGCTAAGTTCTTAGCCCAAGTAGCTGTTGAAAGCGCAAAAGAATTAGCTGAAATCAACCAAGCTGCTGCTAAGGATGCTTTAGTTGTCGCTCAAGATGCAAGCGCTCAATTGTTGGCAATTAAAGATGCACAACAATTGGCAAAATTGGCTCAGCCAGAAACTGCACAAGAAGCTGCTAAGTACGCTGCTGCTTACCAAGCTAAGGTAAACAAAGTTGTGCGTAACAGCAACAAAGAAGTTGTTCAAGTAGTTGACGCATCTATCGATGACGCACGCGCTGATATGGTTAAGTTTGTTAAGGAAGCTACTAAGACAGCTCCTGCTGGTTCTGAGGCATTTGTATCTGCATTCAAAACTGTATTTGAAACTTCACTCCAACAGTTTGACCAAGTTCGCGCTTCAGCAACTGATGCTTATGCAAACTTTGAGAAAAGTGTTGATGCTGCAATGGCTAACTTTCAAGGCCAATACGCAGTAGCTAAGCCAGCTGTTAAAAGCCGTAAAGCTGCTTAA
- a CDS encoding YciI family protein — protein MIFAILLMDRPGTAELRIQVRPEHRAYLGKFADKMAFAGPLTSEDGKTTVGSLLVMDFPSKADVEAWLADEPFTKAGVYEQPVIHVFNNSWQQQVGFPPAA, from the coding sequence ATGATCTTTGCAATCCTTTTAATGGATCGTCCTGGTACCGCAGAATTACGTATTCAAGTGCGACCCGAGCATCGCGCTTACTTGGGTAAGTTTGCAGACAAGATGGCCTTTGCTGGCCCACTCACATCGGAAGATGGCAAAACGACAGTGGGCAGCTTGTTGGTGATGGATTTTCCTAGTAAGGCAGATGTTGAGGCTTGGCTAGCGGATGAGCCATTTACCAAAGCAGGAGTCTATGAACAGCCGGTTATTCATGTGTTTAACAATAGCTGGCAACAACAGGTTGGGTTTCCACCTGCTGCTTAA
- a CDS encoding DUF1080 domain-containing protein, protein MQTTLKQVLAIAFSLTIALLSINTHAQAQAGYTDLIDGVSLDGWNIIGSANWVIGKGIVEGNKPSGFLVSSKSYRNFIIRAEFWAESNTNSGIFIRCQDPNKVTAGNAYEINIWDTRPGQEYSTGAIVDIAKVNPIHKAGGRWNTMEITANGPQLKVMMNGVLTVTDARDSKFSEGSIALQSAGGIIKFRKLQIKPI, encoded by the coding sequence ATGCAAACAACCTTAAAACAAGTTCTAGCAATTGCCTTTTCGCTGACTATTGCCCTGCTTTCAATCAACACCCATGCTCAAGCACAAGCGGGCTATACCGATTTAATCGATGGCGTCAGCCTAGACGGTTGGAACATTATTGGCAGCGCGAATTGGGTCATTGGCAAAGGAATAGTTGAAGGGAATAAGCCGTCTGGATTTCTGGTGAGCAGTAAAAGTTATCGGAACTTTATTATTCGCGCTGAATTTTGGGCTGAATCCAACACCAATAGTGGAATTTTTATTCGCTGCCAGGATCCCAATAAAGTCACCGCTGGAAATGCTTATGAAATTAATATCTGGGATACGCGTCCGGGACAGGAATACTCCACCGGTGCCATTGTTGATATTGCCAAGGTCAACCCAATTCACAAAGCAGGTGGGCGCTGGAACACCATGGAAATTACGGCCAATGGACCTCAGCTCAAAGTAATGATGAATGGAGTACTCACTGTTACAGATGCCAGAGATAGTAAGTTCTCCGAGGGGTCCATTGCCCTTCAGTCCGCCGGCGGCATCATCAAATTTAGGAAGCTACAAATCAAGCCAATCTAG
- a CDS encoding NADH-ubiquinone oxidoreductase-F iron-sulfur binding region domain-containing protein produces MNHPKPSSEVKAVAVATADDLRETIRRKSKLKGRQADDVSLAEVRQLIGVAVDRRDLLIENLHKLNDEYRALHDRHLVALAKEMNLPMAEVYEVATFYHHFEVVRGNDPVADITLRVCDGIACELAGAQNLLAKLPVILGNPKIKVEAAPCVGRCEQAPIAVVHQYPVLFATTDKVAAAVKNNLTTQPMAKDSASFDPAAFAEQGVSPQGDNQAVSPDYVGYESYRAQGGYALAKEIIEGKKDSESIVKIMESSGLRGLGGAGFPAGRKWRIVRDQVAPKLMAVNIDEGEPGTFKDRTYLERDPHRFLEGMLIAANVVGIDACYIYLRDEYHGCRELLEVELAKLMANPPFKLPLIELRRGAGAYICGEESAMIESIEGKRGEPRMRPPYIAQVGLFGRPTLEHNFETLYWVRDIVQRGPEWFSSFGRHDRKGLRSFSVSGRVKNPGVKLAPAGITIQELIDEYCGGMQDGHKFYGYLPGGASGGILPATMNDIPLDFDTLQPYGCFIGSAAVMVFGDKDKARDMALNVMHFFEHESCGQCTPCRVGTSKAAKLMQSPSWDQNTLEDLATVMVDASICGLGQAAPNPIRCIAKYFPEEVA; encoded by the coding sequence ATGAATCACCCAAAACCCTCGTCTGAAGTCAAGGCTGTTGCTGTAGCAACTGCAGATGATTTAAGGGAAACCATTCGTCGCAAGAGCAAACTCAAAGGGCGTCAAGCAGACGATGTGTCCTTGGCAGAGGTTCGCCAGTTAATTGGTGTTGCAGTTGATCGTCGCGATTTGCTAATTGAAAATTTACACAAGCTCAATGATGAATACCGCGCTTTGCATGATCGTCATTTAGTTGCTTTGGCAAAAGAAATGAATTTGCCGATGGCAGAAGTTTACGAAGTGGCTACTTTCTATCACCACTTTGAAGTGGTACGTGGCAATGATCCAGTGGCAGACATCACTCTACGTGTCTGTGATGGTATCGCCTGTGAACTGGCTGGCGCGCAAAATCTACTAGCAAAGTTGCCGGTAATTCTAGGCAACCCTAAGATTAAGGTAGAGGCTGCTCCATGCGTGGGTCGTTGTGAGCAGGCTCCAATAGCAGTTGTACATCAGTACCCAGTATTGTTTGCAACTACGGATAAGGTCGCAGCCGCAGTCAAAAATAATCTGACTACCCAGCCAATGGCGAAGGACAGTGCAAGTTTTGATCCTGCAGCTTTCGCTGAACAGGGCGTATCTCCGCAAGGTGACAATCAAGCGGTTTCACCGGACTATGTGGGCTACGAGTCCTATCGCGCACAAGGCGGTTACGCCTTAGCAAAAGAAATTATTGAAGGTAAAAAAGATAGCGAGAGCATTGTCAAGATCATGGAAAGCTCGGGACTTCGCGGCCTTGGTGGTGCGGGCTTCCCAGCGGGACGTAAGTGGCGCATTGTGAGAGATCAAGTCGCTCCAAAATTGATGGCAGTGAACATTGACGAAGGTGAGCCAGGCACATTTAAAGATCGCACATATTTGGAGCGTGATCCACATCGCTTCTTAGAAGGCATGTTAATTGCTGCCAATGTAGTGGGTATTGATGCTTGCTACATTTACCTACGCGATGAGTACCATGGTTGCCGTGAATTACTCGAAGTGGAGTTAGCTAAGCTCATGGCAAACCCTCCATTTAAATTGCCGCTGATTGAGTTACGTCGTGGTGCAGGTGCATATATTTGCGGCGAAGAATCTGCCATGATTGAAAGTATCGAAGGTAAGCGCGGTGAGCCCCGTATGCGTCCTCCGTATATCGCTCAAGTTGGATTGTTTGGTCGTCCAACGCTCGAACATAACTTTGAAACTCTCTATTGGGTTCGCGACATTGTTCAGCGTGGTCCAGAGTGGTTTAGTTCTTTTGGTCGTCATGATCGTAAAGGCTTGCGTAGCTTCAGCGTTAGCGGTCGAGTTAAAAACCCGGGTGTGAAGCTAGCCCCAGCTGGAATTACGATTCAGGAGTTGATTGACGAGTATTGTGGCGGCATGCAAGATGGCCACAAGTTCTACGGCTATTTACCCGGTGGTGCTTCAGGCGGTATCTTGCCAGCAACCATGAATGACATTCCACTTGACTTCGATACCTTGCAGCCTTATGGCTGTTTCATTGGCTCTGCTGCGGTGATGGTGTTTGGTGACAAAGACAAAGCGCGTGATATGGCGCTCAATGTCATGCACTTCTTTGAGCATGAGAGCTGCGGTCAATGTACGCCATGTCGTGTAGGTACAAGCAAGGCTGCCAAGTTAATGCAGTCGCCATCTTGGGATCAAAATACTTTAGAGGACTTAGCAACTGTGATGGTTGACGCTTCTATATGCGGCCTAGGTCAAGCTGCACCCAATCCAATTCGCTGTATTGCAAAATATTTCCCAGAAGAAGTTGCTTAA
- the fdhF gene encoding formate dehydrogenase subunit alpha → MNAPVNPKELELQTVEFRLDGQTIVSYEGETILKAAKRHGIDIPHLCFKDGYRADGNCRACVVEINGERTLAPSCCRSATPGMEVKANSERALKSQKLVLEMLLSDMPDEGFKWVGDSKEEEQKNQHGELSTWAARLDVTVRPELKALRREKVSHDISHPAMAVNLDACIQCNRCVRACREEQVNDVIGYAMRGSHSEIVFDLNDPMGDSTCVACGECVQACPTGALMPKGLIGSQTVDRKVDSVCPFCGVGCQITYNVKDEKIVSVEGRDGPANHNRLCVKGRFGMDYIHNPQRLTKPLIRRAGVAKDEALLEGKQDWSDIFREATWEEALELAGGGLKKLKDQYGNKVLAGFGSAKGSNEEAYLFQKLVRTGFGSNNVDHCTRLCHASSVAALLEGVGSGAVSNQVNDVEHSSLIFLIGSNPTANHPVAATWFKNAAKRGAKIVLCDPRSTEISKHAWRTMQFKPDTDVAMLNALIFTVIEEGLVDKDFIQNRSNNFEALKENIKGYSPEAMAPICGIPAETLREVAREFATTKSAMILWGMGISQHVHGTDNARCLIALVSITGQIGKPGSGLHPLRGQNNVQGASDAGLIPMMFPNYQRVDNPEAHAWFEKFWNTPLDKKPGYTVVEIMHKITAPDSDPDKIRGMYVEGENPAMSDPDLNHARHALASLDLLVVQDIFMTETALLADVVLPASAWPEKVGTASNTDRMVQMGKKAINPPGDAKPDLWIIQQIAKRMGLNWNYQGADDGVAEVYDEMRQAMHAAINGITWERLEKESSVTYPCLSAEDPGRPIVFDDKFDTKDGRVKLVPADIIPANERPDAEYPFVLITGRQLEHWHTGSMTRRATVLDAIEPMATVSMHGEDMTQLGVSAGDVITVQSRRGEVAIHVRRDDGTPRGVIFIPFAYYEAAANLITNSALDPFGKIPEFKYCAVKLAKGGQAALVMGYGTNDPSRQQPELTS, encoded by the coding sequence ATGAACGCACCAGTAAATCCTAAAGAGCTTGAATTGCAAACCGTTGAGTTCAGGCTAGACGGTCAAACCATCGTTTCTTACGAAGGCGAGACTATTCTCAAGGCCGCTAAGCGCCACGGGATCGATATTCCTCATCTGTGTTTTAAAGATGGTTATCGCGCTGATGGTAATTGCCGCGCGTGTGTAGTGGAGATCAATGGTGAACGTACCTTGGCACCAAGTTGCTGCAGAAGTGCTACGCCTGGTATGGAAGTGAAGGCTAATAGTGAGCGTGCACTGAAGAGTCAAAAACTTGTCTTAGAAATGTTGTTATCCGATATGCCCGATGAAGGATTTAAGTGGGTAGGAGACAGCAAAGAAGAAGAGCAAAAAAATCAACATGGCGAATTGAGCACTTGGGCTGCACGCTTAGATGTCACCGTTCGACCAGAGCTCAAAGCATTACGTCGTGAAAAAGTGAGTCATGACATATCTCACCCAGCGATGGCAGTGAACCTAGACGCCTGTATTCAATGTAATCGTTGCGTGCGCGCTTGTCGTGAAGAGCAGGTTAATGACGTGATCGGCTACGCAATGCGCGGTTCTCATAGCGAGATCGTATTTGATCTGAATGACCCAATGGGTGATAGCACTTGCGTTGCCTGTGGTGAGTGTGTGCAGGCTTGCCCAACGGGTGCATTAATGCCTAAGGGATTAATTGGCTCGCAAACGGTTGACCGCAAGGTAGATTCAGTATGCCCTTTCTGCGGTGTAGGCTGCCAGATTACTTACAACGTTAAAGATGAAAAAATTGTCAGCGTAGAAGGTCGTGATGGCCCGGCCAACCACAATCGTCTCTGCGTTAAAGGTCGCTTTGGTATGGACTACATCCATAATCCACAGCGCTTAACTAAGCCGCTGATTCGTAGGGCGGGCGTTGCTAAAGATGAAGCTTTATTAGAAGGTAAGCAAGATTGGTCCGATATCTTCCGTGAGGCTACTTGGGAAGAGGCTTTGGAGCTTGCTGGTGGTGGCCTCAAAAAGCTGAAGGATCAATATGGCAATAAGGTGCTTGCAGGCTTTGGCTCTGCAAAAGGCAGCAATGAAGAGGCTTACTTATTCCAAAAACTGGTTCGTACTGGTTTTGGTAGTAATAACGTTGACCATTGCACACGCCTTTGCCATGCATCTTCTGTGGCTGCATTGCTTGAGGGCGTTGGTTCGGGTGCCGTTAGCAACCAAGTAAACGATGTTGAGCACTCAAGCCTTATTTTCTTGATCGGTTCAAATCCAACAGCAAACCATCCCGTTGCTGCTACCTGGTTTAAGAATGCTGCTAAACGAGGCGCAAAAATTGTATTGTGCGATCCACGTTCGACCGAAATTAGTAAGCATGCCTGGCGTACGATGCAGTTCAAGCCAGATACTGACGTTGCTATGCTCAATGCCTTGATCTTCACCGTAATTGAAGAGGGGCTAGTTGATAAGGACTTTATCCAGAATCGCTCTAATAACTTTGAAGCACTCAAAGAAAATATCAAGGGCTATAGCCCTGAAGCAATGGCTCCAATCTGCGGTATTCCAGCGGAAACCTTGCGTGAGGTTGCCAGAGAATTTGCGACAACTAAATCTGCCATGATTTTGTGGGGTATGGGAATTAGTCAGCACGTTCACGGTACTGATAACGCCCGTTGTTTAATTGCCTTGGTCAGCATTACTGGCCAAATTGGTAAACCTGGTTCTGGCTTGCATCCACTGCGCGGACAAAATAACGTACAGGGCGCAAGTGATGCGGGATTAATTCCGATGATGTTCCCGAACTACCAGCGCGTAGACAATCCAGAAGCGCATGCGTGGTTTGAGAAGTTTTGGAATACCCCATTAGATAAGAAGCCTGGTTACACCGTAGTGGAGATCATGCATAAGATCACCGCACCGGATAGTGATCCAGACAAGATTCGTGGCATGTATGTTGAAGGCGAGAATCCTGCGATGAGCGATCCCGACCTGAATCATGCCCGTCATGCTTTAGCTTCTTTGGACCTATTGGTTGTACAAGATATTTTTATGACCGAGACCGCGCTCCTAGCAGACGTAGTATTGCCAGCGAGCGCATGGCCTGAGAAGGTCGGTACTGCCAGCAATACGGATCGTATGGTGCAGATGGGCAAGAAAGCGATTAACCCCCCGGGAGACGCTAAGCCTGATCTGTGGATCATTCAGCAAATTGCTAAGCGCATGGGCCTGAACTGGAATTACCAAGGTGCTGATGACGGTGTTGCAGAGGTGTATGACGAGATGCGTCAAGCAATGCATGCGGCCATTAATGGTATTACGTGGGAGCGTCTAGAAAAAGAGTCTAGCGTGACTTACCCATGTTTATCTGCTGAAGATCCAGGTCGACCCATTGTGTTTGATGACAAGTTTGATACCAAAGATGGCAGAGTGAAGTTAGTGCCAGCCGATATCATTCCCGCAAACGAGCGCCCAGATGCGGAGTATCCTTTTGTGCTGATTACAGGACGTCAGTTAGAGCATTGGCATACCGGCAGTATGACGCGCCGTGCAACTGTCTTGGATGCGATTGAGCCGATGGCTACTGTGTCCATGCATGGTGAAGATATGACGCAGTTAGGCGTATCTGCTGGTGATGTGATTACGGTTCAGTCCCGTCGTGGCGAAGTGGCTATCCACGTTCGTCGAGATGATGGCACTCCGCGTGGTGTGATCTTCATTCCGTTTGCATACTATGAGGCTGCAGCCAACCTCATCACCAACTCTGCCTTAGATCCATTTGGCAAGATTCCAGAATTTAAGTACTGTGCGGTCAAGCTCGCCAAAGGTGGTCAGGCTGCTCTAGTGATGGGTTATGGAACTAATGACCCTAGTAGGCAGCAGCCTGAACTCACTTCCTAA
- the nadB gene encoding L-aspartate oxidase, whose protein sequence is MASSKPQTPPSDTKAELPVLIIGAGLAGLTVALHMAETQPVIVMAKRGLGEAATAWAQGGIVGVVDKVHDSVDSHVTDTLDAGAGLVVESTARYIAEESAEAIRWLVEQGVPFTADETGPMGLHLTREGGHSQRRIAHVADATGKAIHEVLLDKARDHQNIQLLEHWIALDLITNRQLDAKTQRAKPNRCYGVYALDIKNNRVETIEAKSVVLATGGVGKVYKYTSNPDTATGDGIAMAWRAGCRVGNMEFIQFHPTCLYHPSDRTFLITEAMRGEGGLLKLPNGTRFMPEHDERNELAPRDIVARAIDFEMKKHGLDYVHLDATHLGEAFIKEHFPMIYARCMSLGLDITQEPIPVVPAAHYTCGGVVTDLKGRTDLPGLYAVGEATYTGLHGANRLASNSLLECIVIGKAAAADISALKAPAMPKLPLWDESQVEDADEQVVIAHNWDELRSLMWNYVGIVRTNRRLERALHRIKLLRYEVQEYYANFKVTRDLIELRNLLECAELIVRSALMRRESRGLHYSRDYPGTWAVSYPTILTPQAEGNSESSAS, encoded by the coding sequence ATGGCTAGTTCAAAACCCCAAACCCCTCCATCTGATACCAAAGCAGAATTACCCGTCCTAATTATTGGAGCGGGTCTAGCAGGTCTAACCGTTGCGCTGCATATGGCAGAGACGCAGCCGGTTATTGTGATGGCCAAGCGCGGTCTGGGTGAGGCTGCAACTGCTTGGGCTCAAGGTGGCATTGTTGGAGTGGTCGATAAAGTGCATGACAGTGTTGATTCTCATGTTACCGATACCTTAGATGCTGGCGCAGGACTCGTGGTAGAGTCTACTGCTCGATATATCGCTGAAGAAAGCGCTGAAGCGATTCGTTGGCTAGTTGAACAGGGCGTTCCGTTTACCGCCGATGAGACTGGTCCCATGGGTTTGCATCTAACGCGTGAAGGTGGTCATAGTCAGCGTCGGATCGCACACGTTGCGGATGCTACTGGTAAGGCTATTCATGAGGTGCTATTAGATAAAGCACGAGATCATCAAAATATTCAATTACTAGAGCATTGGATTGCTTTAGATCTGATTACTAATCGTCAATTAGATGCAAAGACGCAACGCGCCAAGCCGAATCGTTGTTATGGCGTGTATGCTCTCGATATTAAAAATAATCGTGTAGAAACGATTGAAGCCAAGTCAGTGGTATTGGCTACCGGCGGTGTTGGCAAGGTTTATAAGTACACCAGCAATCCGGACACCGCGACAGGTGATGGTATCGCTATGGCCTGGCGCGCAGGTTGCCGTGTCGGTAATATGGAATTTATTCAGTTCCACCCAACGTGTTTGTATCACCCGAGCGATAGAACCTTTTTAATTACTGAGGCGATGCGTGGTGAGGGTGGTTTGCTCAAGCTCCCCAATGGCACTCGCTTTATGCCCGAGCATGATGAGCGCAATGAGTTGGCTCCTCGTGACATTGTTGCTAGGGCAATCGACTTTGAGATGAAAAAGCATGGTCTTGATTACGTGCATCTCGATGCCACTCATTTAGGTGAAGCTTTTATCAAAGAGCATTTCCCAATGATCTATGCGCGCTGTATGAGTTTGGGGCTAGACATTACTCAAGAGCCAATACCTGTAGTACCAGCAGCGCACTATACCTGTGGTGGAGTTGTGACTGATCTCAAAGGGCGTACTGATTTGCCTGGTCTGTATGCGGTAGGTGAGGCTACCTACACTGGGCTGCATGGCGCTAATCGCTTGGCAAGTAATTCCTTATTGGAGTGCATCGTTATTGGCAAAGCTGCTGCTGCAGATATTTCTGCATTAAAAGCGCCAGCAATGCCAAAGCTCCCACTCTGGGATGAGAGTCAAGTAGAGGATGCAGATGAACAGGTGGTAATTGCCCATAATTGGGATGAGCTGCGTTCATTGATGTGGAACTATGTCGGTATCGTGAGAACTAATCGACGCTTGGAGCGAGCATTACATCGCATTAAGCTCTTGCGATATGAGGTACAAGAGTATTACGCTAACTTTAAAGTAACACGCGACTTAATTGAGCTTCGCAATTTGTTGGAGTGCGCGGAACTCATTGTGAGATCAGCTTTAATGCGTAGAGAGAGTAGGGGGCTGCATTACAGCCGTGATTACCCAGGTACTTGGGCAGTTTCTTATCCAACTATTTTGACGCCTCAGGCTGAGGGTAATTCCGAAAGCTCTGCAAGCTAG
- the nadC gene encoding carboxylating nicotinate-nucleotide diphosphorylase codes for MFDYNETLEQARQRNITDALLEDIGKCDWTAQLVPSKPVHAQLIVRQEAVLCGVDWFEGTLKYLDPAAKVTWHYLEGDLMKPDTKVCDIDANSRALLSAERPCINFLQTLSWTASIARQHVDAIAGVSPNLKGCAVLDTRKTIPGLRQAQKYAVRVGGGQNQRLALWHGILIKENHIAAAGGVAAAVKAAQALNSGVDIQVEVENLTELKEALDAGAKNILIDNFTTEQMKEAVAFTNGRALLEASGGIDLDQMRAIAATGVDRISLGKLTKDIKAVDFSMRISA; via the coding sequence ATGTTTGATTACAACGAAACCTTAGAACAGGCACGGCAACGCAATATTACTGACGCGCTGCTGGAAGATATTGGTAAGTGCGATTGGACTGCCCAACTGGTTCCCAGTAAGCCTGTACACGCACAACTGATCGTACGCCAAGAGGCCGTGCTCTGTGGAGTTGATTGGTTTGAAGGTACTCTCAAATACTTAGACCCCGCAGCAAAAGTCACTTGGCATTACTTAGAGGGCGACTTGATGAAGCCCGATACCAAAGTTTGCGATATTGATGCAAATTCTCGAGCCCTACTCTCGGCTGAGCGTCCCTGTATTAATTTTTTACAAACACTATCTTGGACTGCCAGTATTGCGCGTCAACATGTTGATGCGATTGCAGGCGTCAGCCCCAATCTAAAAGGTTGCGCAGTACTAGATACTCGCAAAACCATTCCGGGATTACGTCAGGCGCAGAAGTATGCGGTACGCGTCGGCGGTGGTCAAAATCAACGTCTTGCACTTTGGCATGGCATCTTAATTAAAGAGAATCATATTGCTGCCGCAGGTGGTGTTGCTGCTGCCGTGAAAGCTGCACAGGCTTTAAATTCCGGAGTAGATATTCAGGTGGAAGTAGAAAACTTGACTGAACTGAAAGAAGCTTTAGATGCTGGCGCCAAAAATATCTTGATCGATAACTTTACTACCGAGCAAATGAAAGAAGCTGTCGCCTTTACCAATGGCCGCGCCTTGTTAGAGGCCTCTGGTGGTATCGACCTAGATCAGATGCGCGCCATTGCCGCTACGGGCGTTGATCGGATTTCTCTCGGAAAGCTCACTAAAGATATTAAGGCCGTGGATTTCTCAATGAGAATATCCGCATAG
- the nadA gene encoding quinolinate synthase NadA, producing MTSTVSTPIVFDYPQQNAAGATCTAQAWAKTPPQLHGAEKAAVLARIKQLLIEKDAALVAHYYVDGDIQDLAIETGGFVADSLEMARFGKNHPAKNLIVAGVRFMGESAKILSPEKRIFMPDLEATCSLDLGCDAADFAAFRALHPDRTVVVYANTSAAVKAQADWMVTSSCALAIVHQLKVEGKKILWAPDRHLGRYIQEQAGADMLLWNGACIVHDEFKAVELEMLKAAHPQAMILVHPESPQAVVDLADVVGSTSAMIKAVVEGAATEYIVATDNGILHRMRQLAPNKVLIEAPTAGDSATCKSCAHCPWMAMNGLQGILNCLENASGEIVIQENIRVKALGCIERMLDFTQSHPDLLAKAQHGFVKNIGAA from the coding sequence ATGACTTCTACTGTTAGCACCCCTATAGTCTTTGATTACCCCCAGCAGAACGCGGCCGGGGCAACATGTACAGCTCAAGCTTGGGCCAAGACACCTCCCCAACTACATGGCGCTGAAAAAGCTGCTGTGCTTGCTCGTATTAAGCAATTACTAATCGAAAAAGATGCTGCTTTAGTTGCTCATTACTATGTTGATGGAGATATACAAGACCTTGCAATAGAAACTGGTGGCTTTGTTGCCGACTCATTAGAAATGGCGCGCTTTGGTAAAAATCACCCTGCCAAGAACTTGATTGTGGCTGGTGTGCGCTTTATGGGTGAATCTGCCAAGATTTTAAGCCCTGAAAAGCGCATCTTCATGCCCGACCTAGAGGCGACCTGCTCTTTGGACTTGGGTTGTGATGCTGCTGACTTTGCCGCCTTTAGAGCCCTTCATCCGGATCGCACTGTGGTTGTCTATGCCAATACCAGCGCTGCCGTTAAGGCACAAGCTGATTGGATGGTAACGAGCTCTTGCGCTTTAGCCATTGTTCATCAACTCAAAGTTGAGGGTAAAAAAATCTTGTGGGCACCTGATCGTCATTTAGGTCGCTATATTCAGGAGCAGGCTGGCGCTGATATGTTGTTATGGAATGGTGCCTGCATTGTTCATGATGAATTTAAAGCGGTTGAATTAGAGATGCTCAAAGCAGCCCACCCTCAAGCCATGATTTTGGTTCACCCAGAATCGCCACAAGCAGTAGTAGATTTAGCGGATGTTGTTGGCTCTACTTCTGCCATGATCAAAGCCGTAGTAGAAGGCGCTGCTACTGAATACATTGTGGCCACCGATAATGGCATATTGCATCGTATGCGCCAATTAGCTCCCAATAAAGTATTGATTGAAGCCCCTACTGCTGGTGATAGCGCTACCTGCAAGAGTTGCGCCCACTGTCCCTGGATGGCCATGAATGGCTTACAAGGTATTCTGAATTGTCTTGAGAACGCCTCTGGTGAAATTGTTATCCAAGAAAATATTCGAGTGAAAGCATTGGGTTGCATCGAGCGAATGTTAGATTTCACCCAGAGTCACCCCGACCTACTTGCAAAGGCGCAACATGGCTTTGTGAAGAATATTGGTGCCGCTTAA